In one Pseudarthrobacter oxydans genomic region, the following are encoded:
- a CDS encoding 3-methyladenine DNA glycosylase, with protein MSWVPPVELKLLAADVWRPLEEAHHQRVSRYADPYLARRSAGKKHPVEDFLFTYYTQKPGQLRRWHPGAGYVLAGRAAAARTAWKHYRTLDDGELAFLGLPEGSTAVTFDRDAFLAERSEAVAFAGIIVRGTAARPAQFGCFGLHEWAMVYRQDKFDLRHEYLQLRLGSAGTDKVVEDNRIRCTHFDAFRFYTPDAVPLNEFAPSRDSQRHQEQPGCLHANMDLYKWAYKLLPALSSELVMECFELSWRIRAMDMQASPYDLAGWGYPAIPIETPQGKAAYVEHQRSFATEAAALRERLAVALDALSPTVPGVTA; from the coding sequence ATGTCCTGGGTGCCGCCGGTGGAGCTTAAGCTTCTGGCGGCGGATGTTTGGCGGCCGCTGGAGGAGGCCCACCACCAGCGCGTCAGCCGCTACGCCGACCCCTACCTTGCCCGCAGGTCTGCGGGCAAGAAGCACCCGGTGGAAGACTTCCTGTTCACCTACTACACCCAGAAACCGGGCCAGCTGCGGCGCTGGCACCCCGGCGCCGGGTACGTCCTGGCGGGCAGGGCAGCGGCCGCACGTACGGCCTGGAAGCACTACAGGACGCTCGACGACGGCGAGCTTGCCTTCCTGGGGCTGCCGGAAGGAAGCACCGCGGTCACCTTTGACCGGGACGCCTTTCTTGCCGAACGCAGCGAGGCTGTTGCCTTTGCCGGCATCATCGTGCGGGGGACCGCCGCACGCCCGGCCCAGTTCGGCTGCTTTGGCCTGCACGAATGGGCGATGGTCTACCGCCAGGACAAGTTCGACCTGCGCCATGAATACCTCCAGCTGCGGCTGGGTTCGGCAGGCACTGACAAGGTGGTGGAGGACAACAGGATCCGCTGCACGCACTTCGATGCCTTCCGCTTTTATACGCCGGACGCCGTTCCGCTGAATGAGTTTGCGCCGAGCCGGGACAGCCAGCGCCACCAGGAACAGCCGGGCTGCCTCCACGCCAACATGGACCTGTACAAGTGGGCCTACAAGCTGCTGCCGGCCCTGTCCAGCGAACTGGTGATGGAATGCTTCGAGCTGTCCTGGCGGATCCGCGCCATGGACATGCAGGCTTCTCCCTACGACCTGGCGGGGTGGGGCTATCCGGCCATTCCCATCGAGACGCCCCAGGGGAAGGCAGCCTACGTGGAGCACCAGCGCTCCTTCGCCACCGAGGCAGCAGCCCTACGCGAGAGGCTGGCCGTTGCGCTGGACGCACTGTCCCCGACCGTTCCCGGCGTGACCGCATGA